Genomic segment of Lemur catta isolate mLemCat1 chromosome 2, mLemCat1.pri, whole genome shotgun sequence:
taGCTGCCAGTTTCTTATATGAATGTTTCATTATTATGTTCAAGATACatataaacaatttaatttttcatactGCTTTTACATATGACATTCAAATACCAACAATCACACAAGAAAATCTATTACCTGTATAGAGCTGGTAGCGAGTGTCTTCTAAGCCAAGGAGGTAGTTTATCATGGTAGATTTACCAACACTCCACGGTCCCAGGAATAGCACCATTGGCTTGGACGTGATCTCCCCATCTGTGGACAACAGGAATCAGAAATGGAATGAACTAAAAGATGTTCTCACTATGAGGATGGTGCCATACTCCAAAGCACTCTGCGCCCCAGACCATCCATCAAATTGAGGCATGGAATTCCACATGGATCAGACAGTGTGTAGCACTCAGTGGCACTTCTTTTGCTACCTAAGTGCAATGGCCCAGTTAAAAGACACTAGAAGTCATTGTTTTGGCCTTGCCCAGATCCTTGGCATGATCTGCCTGCACCAGAAGGAAGATCTAAGTGAATTCGACAAACACTGACACAGAGCTCACTCTAAGAGAGGTCTCCTTATTAAATCTGGAGGACGATAGTTCATTAAAAGGAGAGGACAGAGCTTCCATATAGAGAGAGTCTGGATTGAGAACAGAGAAACATGGATACGGAAGCTGCGTATACAATTTTAGGTGGGCAGGACTCAGGCCCTAGCTGTCTCCAGCCTCTGTAGCCATCCTCTCCTCTTAGCTGGGGCTCCCAGAATCCCCACCTCAGCCCAACCCTGGGCTCCACGGCCAGTCTCAAACATTACCCTACAAAGCCCATGGCAAATTTGCCAGTGTCCAAAACCAAATGCTGAACTGCCAATTCTTGGGTTCCTAGGCCCTGTGTCCAATGTCCTTCCAAAGCCCACGTTGGGGAGAATACCCTGCATGGGCCACTCTAGATGGGGGTCTCTAAGAGGAAAAGTAGTACAAACCCAAGGGACGGGGTGGAGAGAGGTGAGGCTTTTGACATGGGATGTGGTTAGTTCCCTGCCTGTAAATACACAGAGTCGCTCAGTTACAGCCACGGAGATTTCACAAAAAGTCTCTTTACACAGGCCCAGGCAACGCCAAAGAGAACGCTGGACCTTCAGCTTCTCCAGGACAAACCAGTTAGGGCTTTTCCGGGTGCTGCTGTTCCAGCTCTCTACAGCAGGGGGCATCGCTGGCAGAGGCCGAGGCCAAGGCAGCCCCAGGGAGAGGAAGCCCGGAGAGACCAGGAGGGAAGAGCCAAGTCTAGACAGTAGGGTCAGGGCCAGGAGCTGGGGCGCCCCCTTCCAGAGCGCCACTCCCAGGAGCAGCCACAGCCCCCTTGCCCCTgctgctgtccaggctggagttTCCTAGCAAGGCCCAGACGCTGGTCTTTCTTAGGCTGAGGAGAGAAGGCAAGTAAGtgcagaggacagaggaaagCCATCGGGAGACTGCGTCACCTCACGCCACTGTCCATGCATCCTCTACAGAGCGGGAGAGGACAAGTGGCTCTCAGGCTTGCAAGAAACAGTATAGGTAGCTGCGCAGCAGAGCAATTCTGTCCGAGAAGAAGTAGAAAGTTATAGCTCCTACTCCGGCTGTGTGGTCTCTGGGCCCCAGGTTCCCCTTCTGTAAAGTAGGAAGAACATCAACCCTCTGATACCCTATCCACTTTATAGCCATAGAGAGAATCAAATGGGATCGCGTGGAAATAGCCAGTTAACACAGGCAAAGATTTCTAATATCACAACAGTAAAATACCATCGTTAAGGTTTTTAGAAGATGagtaacacttaaaaatggcaTTGCCATGGGGGACAAGAACTCTCATCTATCTACTGTCATTGTGAGCACGGATTGGCATCATCAAAGGCGATTTGGCAACTCcagcaaaatatttaatttctagtGTTCCACTTTGTAAAACTCATCCTACAAATATTCTTgcacaaaatatataatgattataGTGGTGTctgggacattttaaaaattgtcccaCTGCCCGTCAGTGGGGCACTTGTCTCACAGGGTATGGCATGTTCACGTAAGAGAAGAGCAGGCAGAAGGAATGAGGTAGGTCTGCACGCACGTTGCATAACGTgatcccatttttgtaaaaacaacaacaaaaggcttTTATATGCTCACATATGCAGAGGAAATGTCTGGAAGTATTCACAAGGGACTACAACAGTGGATATCTTGGGGAGTAGAATTAAAAGAAACTGGAGCTCAagaattaaatttctgtttttcaatgGATACTATTCTGcactatttgaaatttttttttttttgcaacaagtATGCCTTATTTTTCGTATTTTGAaaaccagtttttaaaagaatccaGGCCCAAGGACAGCCGACTGGGAAGAGCCACAGGAGGAGAGGAGGCGTCCAGGCCATGAAAGGACTGTGGTCCGTAAGTGAGCAGGAAGCTCTTCTGGGCCCTTGAGCACAGGAGGGGTCAAAGTTGGCATCACAGCTCTTGGAAATCAAAATCTGCACCACTGAAGCACGGACACTAGCAAATGAAACGCTGTCTGTGAAATCCTGTAGAGCGCCAGCACTCCTCCGGTGGAAGGGTGGCTGGCGTGACAGAGGAGGGCTCAGCCCCACCGTCCTTGCACATATTCCGCTGGGGGCTGTGAACCTGCATGGGCACCAGGGTTGTCTGGGTGGTCGGAGGTGCAGGCCCCCAAGCAAGAGTCCCTGCTGTACCTGTGATCTCGTGCTGCCGAAGCTCGTTGTATTTGTAAGACTGCTCTAGGGGCTTGATGGATGAGTGGTAGATCTTTCGAAGCCGCTGCATCACcgctgggggcagagaggggtaTGGGGAGAGCGTCAGGCAGAGTTGGCTCCAGGCGGCTCCTCCACTGTGGAGGGGTCTCCCCCCCAGCGTGCAGCCCAGCGACTGTGTGACATATTAGCATTCATGGAGCTGGTGCACATCTCAACCCTCAGAAACCTTCAAACCAAAAGGTATTCTCCTACCCACCCTGCCAAGCCTCTTGAGCTATTGTTTTTTGAAACCTaactccctcttccctgcccatCGCTGCCTCAGCCTGCAGACTACACAAAGGCCCCTCCTTTGGCAGACAAGAGTGCCAtctctccctgccacccacctCTGCACAGGCTGCCTGAGGCTTAGGCACCAGCAGGCCCATAGGACGGCACCCTGGCCCGGCCCATCACTGCACTCCCAGGAGGCACTGCCCTCCCACATTCTCCTGAAGGAGTCGGTTTCCCAGGTGTCCCCTTGGGAAGAGCACGGCTCCAGGGCAAGCCTGGGAGCCAGCCGGTGTGGGGCACCTAGAGGAAGCCTGTGGGACTGAGGGTCCCATGAGCTACATTTGCCGGAGCCCCGCCACCCTCTAGCCGCGGGCTAGGGGCAGATGGCTGCCAACTCCAAGCACTAGCCGGCTCCTGCATGAAGAGACAGACGCCAAGCCCTGCTGAGATCCTTCAGTTGTTATGAGAGTGAAATAAAACACTGCACATGACAGGGgtttataaactaaaaatcaaaGCAAAGGGGAGGAATTCTTACTAAccatcctctcctcccacagCTCGGCAGCAGGACCGGGGGTCACCCTCACCGGGTCACCCTCACGGCTCACACGGGTCCCCTGCTCCATcgccctcctcctctctgcccgtctgcagccccagccttgggcctgctcctgcagcctccccgacagagcctcccagccccaggctctcGCTTCCCTGTCTGCGTGCCCTGGCTCTCGCTCTCGCAGCCCAGCCCGGGCCGCTCCCTGCTCTGCTCACCAGAGTAATCGTCGGCTGGCTTGTCCTCGTTCAGCATCAGGGTTTTCTCGATGTGGGAGCGGTCTCTCATCAGGACTTCCTCATTCACATCCTCTGTCTCTTCtggggagagaagcagagaagtcTTAGGGCAAAGCCAAGAGCCAGCGATCCCCTTCCGCCTGCCCGGAGCTGGGCCTCGAGCAGGAGCTGAGCAAAGTCTTGCCAAGTCACACTGGACTGAGTTCTGCCTTTAGGATGCGCTTTGAAAACCCAAATTCAACTTCCACAAAGCTCCAAAGTTCTGTGGGCCATTTTGTCCAATCAACAAATAcgtgctgagcacctactgtgcctGCCTGGGAGCCCACACGGGCAGGGCTCCTGCCCTCAGGCACTTTCCCTTAGTCCGGTGAGGAAAAAGATGATGAACagcctttaaaatgaaagaacaggCCAGGCCATGGCTCATGCccacaatcccagcactttgggaggctcagacaggaggactgctcaagcttagaagtttgagaccagcctgggccacacagtgagaccctatctctaaaaaaaaataaaaataaaataatgtaataattataaaCGATGAGGTGGCTATGGAAGGAAACATTCCAGAAGCTACGAGGGCCCAAAAAGTGTGCCTGCGCACTCAGCGAGGGGGTCAGAGAAGAGTCCTGGGTCCACTGCTGAGTAGGAGTGAGTTAGATCAAGAAGGCAGAGGAGTTTCCTGCGAAAGCCCTGAGACAGGAGTTGTTTAGCaagaagcaggaggaaggggtGTCCGCCCGTGATGGGGCAGAGCTAAGCACTGGGCAGCTGAAGACGTCCACAGGGCTGGCCTGGCAGGGCCTCAAGTGTCTCCCCAGGGGGTTGCATTTCATCCTAAGAGCAAAGGAAGCTGGGCAGGGGCTCTAAGTAGACAGCTGTTGCAGCCAAGTGAACACTTTACCAGAGTCACATTGGCTGTGTGTgaagggctgggaggggccctgCAGCACATCTTGTGTGTGTTGGGCCAGGGGGAGGGGGTCAACTGTCCTTCTGACCAAGCAAGCAAGAGATGTCCACTCTGGCtgcaggctggggggagggatGCTCAACTCCCTGGGCCTCTAACATCCCAGCCGCTTCCACCCAGGCTGCCTGCAGAGGGGATTTTAGGTAACTAGGAGGGGATGGACCCAGGCCGTGGGGCAGACAGAGGCCACTTCGACTTGGGGTGGGAAGCGAAGAATCAATATGCCCTATGCAGCACCTCAGGGCAGTGAGCTTTGCCCAAAGCAGAagagggagagcagggaaggggaggagcttGCTGACTGCAGCACAGCCCTTTCTAGAGAGCACAGGGATCTCACAGACAGTGCACAACTTAAATTCTGCAGGCAAACCTGTGGTGACACCGTCTTGGAAAGTGAAGTCTTAACACCCCTGGCCCACCCCGAGAGCCCAGCTTCTGGTCTAAGCTGGCTAGTGGGTCCCCAGCAACAGATACTACTCTAATGTTGTCCAATAGCTTcggccctgccctctcccccaccccctgctcctggCATCTATCTGAAAGACATCAGTGGTCACACTGCACCTGGGTTCTGGTTCTCCAACACCTCCTATGGCCCAGTCTTCAGGGAGAGACCCCTGGTGCCCACCCACCCAGGCGATCAGTCAGGcgttcccaccccacctccaccaacTCCCTGTACATCCCTCTACCAGCCGGCCACAGGGACCCCACCATGAGTCCCCCAGTCCTTTAGGCTGAGGCACTGGCGCATGTTAAAGTGCATCCAGGGACCCCCAAAGGGGAGGCTCGGGGGCCTGACTCAGAAGTGCCAAGGCCCTGCAGACCCTCTCACCGGTCCCTCCACACCGGAAGCAGGCAGCTAACATGCAGCCAGGAGGCACATCCCCAGGTAGGGACTGCTGGCTGGCTCCTCCCTGCCAAACCCGGGACTGGCTGGGGGCTCTCCCACCACCctgtccctgcctgtctccccaccACCCACAAGACTTCCACAAGAATGCAGCTGCCTGAGGTGCTGGCTTGCTTTTAAGGAACTAACTCCTACCCTGGGGAGCAATCGTGGAAGTCCCCCTCCCCTGAAGTCCCTCCTCGGGTTcctctgcctcagcatcctgggCCTCACCACCCTTGGGCCCCTGACTCAATTCCTCAGAGCCGAGCTGGGCCCCTTCGTCCCCATGGCTCGCGGttcctgctgcttcctggggCTCCCTGGCCTCCTCGGAGGCGCCCTCTGCTTCTTCTGAACTAGCCCCATCGCCGCTGTCTTCTCCCGACTCTTCTGCAGATGGGACTCCTCCTTCTTCCTGGCTTCCACTGTTGTCACCAGCCTCTTCTTCAGATGAAGCTTCATCCATGTCCTCTTCAGTACCCCCTGCCTTGGGGCTCTGGGCACCCCCAGACCTCGCATTGGCCTCCGTGTCTGTGCCAGGCTCGCCCTGGGCCTCGgcacctgccctggcccccaaGTCCACGTCAGCCACCTCTTCTCCCACAGCCGCGGCATCAGGGGCTCGCTCCAGCACTGCTGGCTCCTGGCCAGGTCCTGGGCTGCCAGAACCCCCCGAGCCCAGGCCGTGGACCTCCTTGCCTGCTAAGCCAGGAGAGTCCCCTTCCGCCTCAGGCTGGCTGTCCCCTGGGACCTCCTCAGCTTCCTCTGGGACCTCACCACTCCCAGCCCATCCTTCTGCCCCACCAAGGGCAACTCCCTGCAAGGGGAGCTCCAGCCCAGTCGcctcctctcctggcccctcTCCGGAGCTGAGCTCAGGCCCCTCTTCTTCCACGGGCCCCTCATCCCCTCCTGGAGGAAGGGCATTTGCTGCCGGGgggccctcctcttcctccccaggccctgcagcaTCCCTGTCCCCAGGAGGAGCTGACTCTGTGGCTGAGGCATTGGAGAGGCTGGCTTCGGGATCAGAGCCCGGGCCGGTGGCGGCAGGAGGGGCCCCGGCAGCAGTCTTCTCAGCGCTCTCGGCCTCCCTGCCATCTGGGTAGTGAAGGAGTAGATTCTCGTCTCCAGGGGCCGCATCTGCATAAAGcgccctttctttctcctctagaCTTGCGTCTCCAGCAGAGAAATGACTCTCCAACAAATTGCCAACATCTTCTGTGCCACCCGAAGCAGAGACTTGCAGTTCTAAATGATTAGAACATGATTGTCAGTTTCACAGGGTTGGCACTGGCTCTGCTTCTCAAAAGTCTACATCAATCTAGCTCCCATCTTCCAGGACTGTGGTGTCACCTGGTGTCAGCGTCACGCTGACCTCCCCGGCTCTTCGTGACTACCTTGTGCGTAGCAAGCAGAGCCTCCCTCCCAAGATGTGCAAACTGTGGACCAGGGAGTTGAAGGACGGACCCCGCTGTCCATCACTGAGGGAGTGAGCGGCTGCACTAATCCGAGAGCCCCACGACCCTGACGCTGACCCTTGAGTCTCCCCGCTCGGTCCTGACGACTGCGTATGGATGGAAACTTGGGTGAGCCCTTCCAGTCCTTCGTCAACCTTGCTGATGGGCACGTGCAAGACAGGACAAATGCATGTGCCCCCCACCCCTTGTCAGTTCCTAGAGTCATTAACCAGTATACTGTTTATACTGCTATCAGCAAAGGAGTGAAAACAGGTGTTTGCAGGCCAGATAATCTTAGGTTACTCAGCAAAGTGCTTAGGGGATTACTTGTGGCTCTCAGCCTTATTAAGTCACACATCTAACCCTGTCCCCTTAAGGGCAGGCATTTGCTGGCCTTGCTACCTTAGATTAGACGGGACATGGCCTGAGGAGGAGATATCCAAAACAGGCAGGGCCTTCCTGGCGGCCCCAGCCAACCCCTTCCGAGGGGATCCCCTTCTAAGGGCCTGTAGCTTTGCCCAGAGAGCAAAGGACAAAGCAGGAGAGGGCAAGTCTGCGCCAGAAACCTCTGTCAAGGGTCAAGTTTAGTACGTTTGGAAAATGGGGTCGGGGGTCAGTCTGCCCACTCCCACTCAGGCTGGGATCTGTTTGAGGAGAAGGACCACTGTGGAAGGACACTGCGGGCTCACGGGGACAAGGGGACCGCAGGTGCCCCCCTTAGGGCAGCTGACACAGCCCAGGTTTCCCTATTTGCCCCGTTTCCCCCTGACCCTCAGGCCCCTTTCTGAGGAGGCAGCGTCCTGCTTGTCTGCTGGGTGCAGACACCCCTCTCTCGGGCCACAGCCTGCTACTCCTATCTCTGCCTCCCGCAAAGAAAAGCCTCGGGGTGCCCTGAAAGCTGGGGCAGGCTCCAGGGATCAGAAACAAATATCTTCTCACTCGTCCCCATAGACAGCCGATGTGCTGTCAAATTCGGAAGGACGGGAAGTGTTGGTTCCTCTTGTTATAGAGGAGCCCTGTACATTGATATAGGAAACCTTTCCCCAAGTACTTTCATGTCAAGGACCCCATTTTACCTCCTTTATTATTGTCAGAAAGATTTTAGAACTGAATTAGTGAAGGTCTAGAGAAGGTCTTGGACCTGCCCCAGACACATCACCACTAGGTGTGAGCGGAACCCAGAACTGCTGACTCCTCGTCCAGGCTTTCCACTGCATGACGTGCCTGGCGGGGCGCAGGGGCCCCTTGCTGCCAGCGCCTCGGCCTTCCTGCACACGCCTTCTCTCTGGGCTTGTGCTCCATGCTGTCCCTGGCTCCTGGATTGCGGGAACCAAGTTTTAATTCTGTGTTCCCAAGGCCTGGGACCCTGCCTGACCCACAGAAAGATGGTCCACAGTTAGATCTGGGTACCGGCAAGAATTCCTGGTCCCTTAGTTGGGGGCAAGACAGGGAGGAATATTTAAGTGGATGTTActcatttaaatattctttcattacCACCTACATTCTGGTAAGTCCTGATTCCTTTACCTGCATCCCATTTTCCCAATAGCAGGAACTTGGTTTAACCCAAGGAGACAGACTGTCCTCTGAGCAGCAAGATATACATAATATGTGTCATATGAGATACATCTGTACAATTTTTCAGTCTGCCAGGCAATGCTTAAGCACCTTCTATATAAAACATTAACTTAATCTTACTGagtttatttaatcttatttgtttctttaaaacaagTGTGACTCGTATGCCCATTGTACAGGTGAGCAGACTGAAACCAGAGGCATTGAGGCCCTTACCCAATGTCACAGAGCCAGTAGCTGGTTTAGGCCATGTGACCGCAGAGCCACAAAGGAGACTGCTTGACCTCTGAGCGGGGTTCTATGTTCTCACTACTCAAAGCGTAGTCCAGGGACCAGCAGGATCAGTGTTACCTGGGAGACTGTCAGAGATGCAGACCCTCAGACCCCAGCCTAGCCAGTCAgactctgcattttaacaagacacCCAGGTGATTCATCTGCACATTACAGTTTGAGAGGCACTGGTCTACACCACCTCATAAAACTGCCTCTTATTAACCAGCTGTGTTGCAagcccataatcccagctacttggtaggctgaggcaggagaatcgcttgagcccaggagtttgaggctgcagtgagctatgatggtgtcactgcactctagcctgggcaacagaatgagaccctgtctctaaaagaataaaaacaaaaataaattttaaaaattttaaaaaccacctcTCAACCAGGGATTCTCAGCATGAGCTGCACATGaaatctgcggtccccaactcacaggctgtggactggtattGGTCTGTGGCCAGCGGGcaagcgagcaaagcttcatctgtatttacagccactcctcacggctcacatcactgcctgtcagatcagcagcagcattagattctgcattatggtgagttgtatgattacttcattatatattacaatgtaataaaaatagaaataaggtgTACAATAAACGTAATGCGCTCGAATCATcttgaaaccatccccccaccccggTCCATGGTAaggttgtcttccatgaaaccagtccctggtgccaaaaaggttggggaccactgtattAAATCACCTGGTTCTTAGTCCTATTCCTCAGCGGTTCTGATTTAAACACTCTGAGGTATGGCACCAACAtcaggactttaaaaaaaaaaattctttggtaATTCTAACACGCAAAGCTGCAAACCACTGCAACTGCTAAACCAAATAATCCTGACCCTCAGGCTTTTGTGCCAGGCCCCTTCCCACTGTGAGGGAGCCCACAGGGGCTCTCAAGTTCCGGTGGttctcccagggcctggcatttACCCTTGAACGGGAGTGACTGAGCCTTCTCCTCTGGGAAGTCAATCCAGCCCTCTCGACgggcccctgctgccctccaATGATGACGGTGACGATGATGATGGTTATGATGATGCTGGTGGTGATGATCATGATGGTCACAGTGATGATTGTGGTGACAAGACTGAGCTGAACAGACTCTTGGTCTGACATCCTGTGACATTCCTGACACTCTCAAAAGACCCTCTTTCCCTGGGGGTGAGGACTCCAGACACTGGGGGTTTACCAGGACCTTCACGCTGCTGTGTGTGCCCGATCCTGGGCCCCGGACACGAAGTCcagtgtgtgcacgtgtgtatacGCATTTACATTCCTACCCTTCCCTGATGTTTACAACCTACTGCCGAGCTTCCCCTGAACTTCTGCTAAACAACTTGGAGTTTGAGGGTGATGGCTTCTTGCCCTGTGACCTTCCTTCCCAGGTGAAACAAAACTTCTCTGACAGAAAGTCTCTCAATGAAACAAGCTGTTCCCTGGGCCCCTAGGGCTCCATCTCCAGGAAGCAGCTGTGCCGTTGGGCCCAATTCTCCTACGGGAGGCAGCGGGAAAGGCACAGGTCACCCCCGATCACCCTCAGGTCAGTCTTGTGAAATCCAGGCCGGTGTCGCTTCC
This window contains:
- the SRL gene encoding sarcalumenin isoform X1, encoding MRVRVLLCCLAASLLLSGQAELQVSASGGTEDVGNLLESHFSAGDASLEEKERALYADAAPGDENLLLHYPDGREAESAEKTAAGAPPAATGPGSDPEASLSNASATESAPPGDRDAAGPGEEEEGPPAANALPPGGDEGPVEEEGPELSSGEGPGEEATGLELPLQGVALGGAEGWAGSGEVPEEAEEVPGDSQPEAEGDSPGLAGKEVHGLGSGGSGSPGPGQEPAVLERAPDAAAVGEEVADVDLGARAGAEAQGEPGTDTEANARSGGAQSPKAGGTEEDMDEASSEEEAGDNSGSQEEGGVPSAEESGEDSGDGASSEEAEGASEEAREPQEAAGTASHGDEGAQLGSEELSQGPKGGEAQDAEAEEPEEGLQGRGTSTIAPQEETEDVNEEVLMRDRSHIEKTLMLNEDKPADDYSAVMQRLRKIYHSSIKPLEQSYKYNELRQHEITDGEITSKPMVLFLGPWSVGKSTMINYLLGLEDTRYQLYTGAEPTTSEFTVLMHGPKLKTIEGIVMAADSARSFSPLEKFGQNFLEKLIGIEVPHKLLERVTFVDTPGIIENRKQQERGYPFNDVCQWFIDRADLIFVVFDPTKLDVGLELEMLFRQLKGRESQIRIILNKADSLATQMLMRVYGALFWSLAPLINVTEPPRVYVSSFWPQEYEPDTHRELFLKEEISLLEDLNQVIENRMENKIAFIRQHAIRVRIHALLVDRYLQTYKDKMTFFSDGELVFKDIVEDPDKFYIFKTILAKTNVSKFDLPNRDAYKDFFGINPISSFKLLSQQCSYMGGCFLEKIERAITQELPGLLGSLGLGKNPGALNCDKTGCGETPKNRYRKH